The Nitrospira sp. KM1 genome includes a window with the following:
- a CDS encoding XrtA system polysaccharide deacetylase, which produces MTVQSNQNLHSLSFDVEEHFQVSAFWSETRRRQWDQLESRVELNTRRLIDLLEQYETKATFFVLGWVAERHPRLVRDLVTAGHEIASHGFGHELVTSQSPGHFREDVRKAKMILEDIIGNSVSGYRAPSFSISNATAWALAILVEEGYVYDSSMYDRFQHRRVERTASTHLRIETPAGPIWEFPPSTMNLCGFQLPVAGGGYFRLLPYAASKVILKDLEKRGSQLVMYLHPWEIDPDQPRMNGPWLSQIRHYLNLKRTEDRLRQLLQDFKFAPLQNCLSTVEHALH; this is translated from the coding sequence ATGACGGTCCAATCCAACCAGAATCTTCACAGCCTCTCGTTTGACGTCGAAGAGCATTTTCAAGTGTCGGCGTTTTGGTCTGAAACGAGGCGCCGGCAGTGGGATCAGCTCGAAAGTCGAGTCGAATTGAATACGAGAAGGCTCATTGATCTGCTCGAGCAATATGAGACGAAGGCGACATTTTTTGTCCTCGGATGGGTGGCGGAGCGGCATCCTCGGCTTGTGCGCGATCTCGTGACTGCCGGGCATGAAATCGCTTCACACGGATTCGGGCACGAGCTCGTCACAAGTCAATCCCCCGGACATTTTCGCGAGGACGTTCGAAAAGCCAAAATGATTCTCGAGGATATCATCGGAAACTCTGTCTCCGGATATCGCGCTCCAAGCTTCAGCATCTCCAATGCAACTGCCTGGGCGTTGGCAATTCTTGTTGAAGAAGGGTACGTCTACGATTCGAGCATGTACGACCGATTTCAGCATAGGAGAGTCGAACGAACAGCTTCAACGCATCTGCGCATAGAGACACCTGCCGGTCCCATCTGGGAATTCCCTCCGTCCACGATGAATCTTTGTGGATTTCAATTGCCTGTAGCAGGTGGCGGATATTTCCGTCTGTTGCCCTATGCGGCTTCTAAGGTCATCTTGAAGGATCTCGAGAAGCGGGGATCGCAACTCGTCATGTACCTTCATCCATGGGAAATCGATCCTGACCAACCTCGCATGAATGGTCCATGGCTTTCACAAATCCGTCATTATTTAAACCTCAAGCGGACAGAGGATCGGTTGCGCCAACTACTGCAGGATTTTAAGTTCGCTCCTCTCCAGAACTGCCTCTCGACGGTTGAACATGCGCTGCACTGA
- a CDS encoding TIGR03013 family XrtA/PEP-CTERM system glycosyltransferase gives MNLSVNSSDRAATEKVGSFSMDHVPRAIFRLPGARRRILILGVGSLAKGLCQVLLSRSKVFTDVVGVLARDGMQVGDDFVGMKIIGTMDQLLDIVERHHVDTIAVCLEDRRAVLPVQMLLELKGMGVDIWDGHHLYEEESGRLPIDELKPSAIIFSTGFRRGLIIKTVKRSMDLLVSLIGLFIMLPVMAILGMLIKLDSTGPIFYRQVRVGLRAQPYMIWKFRSMFIDAEKGGARWTSERDPRISRIGWYLRKWRLDEIPQLLNVIKGEMSLVGPRPERPVFVQELRSVIPYYDIRHAVRPGITGWAQTQFRYGASAEDAHVKLQYDLYYVKNLSLALDCRILLDTIRVILCGHGAR, from the coding sequence ATGAACCTCAGCGTAAACAGCTCCGATAGAGCCGCTACTGAAAAGGTTGGCAGCTTCTCTATGGACCATGTCCCTAGAGCAATTTTCCGTCTTCCTGGAGCCCGTAGGCGTATTCTCATCCTCGGTGTCGGCTCCCTCGCAAAAGGACTTTGTCAAGTGCTGCTTTCGCGCAGCAAGGTCTTCACGGACGTCGTGGGCGTGTTAGCCAGAGACGGCATGCAGGTCGGCGATGACTTTGTCGGGATGAAAATTATCGGCACAATGGATCAACTCCTCGATATCGTCGAGCGGCATCATGTTGATACGATTGCGGTTTGTTTAGAAGATCGTCGTGCAGTCCTTCCTGTCCAAATGCTCCTTGAGCTCAAGGGCATGGGAGTTGATATCTGGGATGGCCACCACCTCTATGAAGAAGAGTCCGGGCGGCTACCGATCGACGAATTGAAGCCTAGCGCGATTATATTTTCAACCGGGTTTCGAAGAGGATTGATCATAAAGACGGTAAAGCGGTCGATGGATCTCCTGGTGTCTTTGATCGGACTTTTCATCATGCTGCCCGTCATGGCGATACTAGGCATGCTCATCAAGTTGGATTCGACGGGGCCGATTTTCTACAGGCAGGTCCGAGTGGGGTTGCGGGCGCAACCCTATATGATTTGGAAGTTTCGCTCGATGTTCATTGACGCCGAAAAGGGGGGAGCAAGGTGGACATCAGAGCGAGATCCGAGAATCTCCCGCATCGGGTGGTATTTGAGAAAATGGAGGCTGGACGAGATTCCTCAGCTTTTGAATGTCATAAAGGGTGAGATGAGCCTGGTCGGTCCCCGCCCGGAACGCCCTGTTTTCGTGCAGGAGCTGAGGTCTGTCATTCCTTATTACGATATCCGGCATGCGGTGAGGCCTGGTATTACGGGCTGGGCGCAAACACAATTTCGATACGGCGCGTCTGCCGAGGATGCTCATGTCAAGCTCCAGTATGACCTGTATTATGTAAAAAACCTCTCCCTTGCTTTGGATTGTCGTATTTTGCTCGATACGATTCGAGTCATTCTTTGCGGCCATGGAGCACGATGA
- a CDS encoding AAA family ATPase, which yields MSTGLSTPEDYLKIIKNHKWLVILPIILSVGVAWVLCLWLPKSYRSSTLLHFEEQKVRYVKGVDAPTTEAVPDKLEAVQSGINKMRQVLYRRELLIQVAQEFHLYGYDKEYSSPALEEGIVGSMRDSVKIETPKESPFLKVSFVASDPVMARDVTARMAELFIQEIASSRVGIAESSSEFLQHELDKLKLQLEAKEKTLAQFKASHLGALPEQMESNLRAIDRLEAESTAQHEGEKALNTKLASVDKAIREYEDPGNEMSSKRAARDPRIARINELERTLLSMQAVYKESYPDLAMIRNEIRKLQSMTTEEYIGLNSGPEDSENASSVRGRKKALDPYKAELLKQREDILGQLELISVRKARIASEVKKYEGRLEKTSLHQQELMVTQRDYDNLQKSYQALLDKKMNVSMAGELEKKRQGTQLRIIDPATLPRLPEKPNILLIMLGGLGVGCALGLGGAFGLELLRRGYVSAEEVEVGLGLPVISSISNYKSVWSGSAKHAVMTSSRRADRLLPLPGLKWERSNSAVEADVEVSVGPELVAMWYPRSVVAEQYRVAATRLELMMGQQESTVVAVASALQGEGKTCTGLNLAHVFSRDYGKKTVIVDCDLKRPMIHALAGIEVGAGLSDVLLGKKKLDECLEYHEQLGVWIIPAGNLQAGATALAHINHLSGVVAELRTRFQYVILDAPPLLPVAEANLIARMGDVVAFVIRARETRRDAVNRAIKLIGEERPMAVVLNGVDSTDMPYYSRSYYEPQRKQLR from the coding sequence GTGAGCACTGGCTTAAGTACCCCCGAGGATTACCTCAAAATCATCAAGAACCATAAGTGGCTGGTTATTCTTCCAATAATTCTCTCCGTCGGAGTCGCGTGGGTTCTTTGCTTGTGGCTTCCCAAGAGCTATCGTTCCAGCACACTCCTGCATTTTGAGGAACAGAAGGTTCGATATGTAAAGGGGGTTGATGCTCCGACAACCGAAGCTGTGCCGGATAAGTTGGAGGCGGTTCAATCGGGCATCAACAAAATGCGACAGGTCCTATATCGCCGCGAGCTTCTGATTCAAGTAGCACAAGAATTTCATCTCTATGGATATGACAAGGAATATTCGAGTCCGGCTCTCGAAGAGGGAATAGTCGGAAGCATGAGAGACTCGGTAAAGATTGAAACACCAAAAGAGTCACCGTTCTTGAAGGTTTCGTTTGTGGCCTCGGATCCGGTAATGGCGCGCGATGTGACGGCCAGAATGGCGGAACTGTTCATTCAAGAGATCGCAAGCAGCCGCGTCGGAATCGCCGAAAGTTCGTCAGAATTCCTTCAGCATGAATTGGATAAGCTGAAGCTTCAGTTGGAGGCAAAAGAGAAGACCCTTGCTCAATTTAAGGCGTCACACCTGGGTGCGCTTCCTGAACAAATGGAATCCAATTTGCGCGCTATTGACCGTCTGGAAGCCGAGTCGACGGCCCAGCATGAAGGGGAAAAAGCTCTGAACACGAAGCTTGCCTCCGTGGACAAAGCCATTCGCGAATATGAAGATCCTGGCAATGAAATGAGCTCCAAGCGTGCGGCCCGTGATCCGCGAATTGCAAGGATCAACGAATTAGAGCGCACGCTTCTAAGCATGCAAGCCGTCTATAAAGAATCGTATCCGGATCTCGCCATGATCAGGAACGAAATTAGAAAATTGCAGAGCATGACGACGGAAGAATATATCGGGCTCAATTCCGGTCCGGAGGACTCGGAGAATGCCTCTTCCGTCAGAGGTAGAAAAAAAGCACTGGATCCCTACAAGGCCGAGCTGTTGAAGCAGCGCGAGGACATCCTGGGACAGTTGGAGCTTATCAGCGTACGAAAGGCACGAATTGCTTCCGAGGTAAAGAAGTATGAAGGCAGACTGGAGAAGACATCTCTTCACCAGCAGGAATTGATGGTCACGCAACGTGATTACGATAATCTCCAAAAAAGCTATCAGGCTTTGCTCGACAAGAAGATGAATGTCAGCATGGCCGGAGAACTCGAGAAGAAAAGACAGGGGACGCAGCTTCGCATTATCGATCCGGCCACTCTTCCGAGGCTGCCTGAAAAGCCAAACATTCTGCTGATCATGCTGGGGGGGCTCGGAGTTGGGTGCGCCCTGGGACTTGGCGGCGCATTCGGGCTCGAATTATTGAGAAGAGGATATGTTTCCGCGGAGGAAGTGGAGGTGGGGCTGGGCCTGCCCGTTATTTCGTCAATCTCGAACTACAAATCAGTTTGGAGCGGATCGGCCAAGCATGCCGTCATGACCTCCAGCCGCCGAGCAGATCGGTTGCTGCCTCTGCCTGGCCTTAAATGGGAGAGGTCGAACTCTGCGGTCGAAGCTGATGTTGAAGTGAGTGTCGGCCCTGAGTTAGTCGCCATGTGGTATCCCAGATCCGTTGTCGCGGAACAATATCGAGTTGCCGCTACGCGGCTTGAATTGATGATGGGACAACAAGAATCGACCGTCGTTGCGGTAGCCAGCGCCCTTCAAGGCGAAGGCAAGACCTGCACAGGTCTGAATCTCGCCCATGTATTTTCCAGAGACTACGGAAAGAAAACGGTTATCGTGGATTGTGACTTGAAGAGGCCGATGATTCATGCCCTGGCAGGCATAGAGGTTGGTGCAGGACTTTCGGACGTGCTGCTGGGCAAAAAAAAGTTGGACGAATGCCTCGAGTATCACGAACAGTTGGGAGTTTGGATCATCCCGGCCGGCAATCTCCAAGCCGGTGCTACCGCGCTGGCGCACATCAACCACTTGTCCGGGGTCGTGGCTGAATTACGTACACGGTTTCAATATGTAATTCTGGATGCGCCTCCGCTGCTTCCTGTCGCTGAGGCCAACCTGATTGCCCGTATGGGCGACGTTGTCGCCTTCGTGATTCGCGCTCGTGAGACACGGCGGGACGCCGTCAATCGCGCCATCAAGCTCATAGGCGAGGAACGCCCCATGGCAGTGGTCCTCAACGGAGTCGATTCTACGGATATGCCGTACTACAGCCGAAGCTACTATGAACCTCAGCGTAAACAGCTCCGATAG
- a CDS encoding polysaccharide biosynthesis/export family protein, with protein MNGIIGMRYRTILSALGFMVISAGLLGCFAEETQYRGMSAPPTEFLIGPEDVLVVTVWRNQELSKEVIVRPDGKISLPLIGDVTAAGLTAQALSKQVAEGLAEFMSTPTVSVQVKEINSYHVFVVGEVARPGKFVLKSFASVLQGISYAGGFTTFASRNNVHVLRMVKNGQGEAKQVMIPVPYQDIVQGKNLDANIILKAGDVIVVP; from the coding sequence ATGAACGGAATAATCGGTATGCGGTATAGGACAATCCTCTCAGCCTTGGGTTTTATGGTTATTAGCGCTGGCTTGCTAGGCTGCTTCGCGGAGGAAACGCAATACCGTGGTATGTCCGCTCCTCCGACAGAATTTCTCATTGGTCCCGAGGACGTACTTGTGGTAACCGTATGGCGCAATCAAGAACTGTCAAAGGAGGTTATCGTCCGTCCGGACGGAAAGATCTCCCTGCCATTGATCGGGGATGTGACGGCGGCAGGTCTCACCGCTCAGGCGCTGTCCAAACAGGTCGCAGAGGGTCTCGCGGAATTCATGTCGACCCCGACTGTCTCCGTACAAGTCAAGGAGATCAATAGCTACCATGTCTTTGTAGTTGGAGAAGTGGCGAGGCCGGGGAAATTTGTGCTTAAGTCTTTTGCGAGCGTCTTGCAGGGAATTTCATATGCAGGCGGATTCACGACGTTTGCATCTCGAAATAATGTGCACGTCCTTCGAATGGTTAAAAATGGCCAGGGGGAAGCAAAGCAGGTCATGATACCCGTTCCTTATCAAGATATCGTTCAGGGTAAGAATCTGGATGCGAATATCATACTGAAAGCCGGTGATGTCATTGTCGTACCGTGA
- a CDS encoding polysaccharide biosynthesis/export family protein: protein MRIFSLHAVLKTALVIISIITNSYVFADEIDPKKASHTRTSVSSSGTGSTDKSLLIVTSEYIIGPEDILEITVWKNADLSKQVQVRPDGRISLPLLGDISAVAKTPAQLTEEISSGLKAYMENPTISIMVKEVQSYQIYVLGEVNKPGKYPLKSKTTLLQGITVAGGFTAMAARNKIVIFRFAKDGEGLTKLKASYDDIVVRDGSGQNIELKPGDQIVVPSETMVVLPSR, encoded by the coding sequence ATGCGAATCTTTAGTCTTCACGCTGTCCTGAAAACCGCACTCGTGATTATTTCAATCATTACCAATAGTTATGTATTCGCAGATGAAATCGACCCCAAAAAGGCGTCCCATACGAGAACGAGTGTTAGTTCATCGGGTACTGGTTCTACGGACAAGTCTCTTCTGATCGTAACATCAGAGTACATAATTGGTCCCGAGGATATTCTGGAAATTACAGTTTGGAAAAATGCCGACCTTTCCAAGCAGGTCCAAGTCAGGCCGGATGGAAGGATCTCGCTTCCTTTGCTCGGTGACATCTCTGCTGTAGCAAAAACTCCAGCGCAATTGACCGAGGAAATATCATCTGGGCTCAAGGCCTACATGGAGAATCCTACGATCTCCATCATGGTGAAGGAAGTTCAAAGCTATCAAATATATGTACTGGGCGAAGTCAATAAACCAGGGAAGTATCCGTTAAAGAGTAAGACTACCCTGTTGCAGGGCATTACCGTTGCCGGTGGATTCACGGCTATGGCAGCCAGAAATAAGATCGTAATTTTCCGGTTTGCAAAGGACGGTGAAGGATTGACAAAGCTCAAGGCAAGCTACGATGACATTGTGGTTCGAGACGGTTCCGGTCAAAACATCGAATTGAAACCTGGCGATCAAATTGTGGTTCCGTCGGAGACGATGGTGGTGTTGCCCAGCCGGTAA
- a CDS encoding transcription termination/antitermination NusG family protein encodes MDKWYAVMAKPRQERSTALTLEQAGIATYYPEVKESFSVRGRKQVRLSGLFPGYLFARFDYTSQYRTVSYCRGVKKIVIFGQTPAEVDPLFLEDIRNKLKEHDTISFPAFCQGEMVRIMHGPLAGIKAVFDSSLPRKERVVVLLRTLYYQSRAVVQVSDIERYSEAV; translated from the coding sequence GTGGATAAGTGGTATGCGGTAATGGCAAAACCCAGGCAGGAGCGATCCACCGCTTTAACCCTGGAACAAGCAGGGATAGCAACGTACTATCCGGAGGTTAAGGAAAGCTTTTCAGTACGGGGGAGAAAGCAAGTTCGTCTATCCGGCCTCTTCCCTGGATACCTTTTTGCACGATTCGATTACACTTCGCAGTATAGGACGGTCTCATATTGCCGAGGGGTAAAAAAGATTGTGATTTTTGGCCAAACTCCTGCTGAAGTCGATCCATTATTCCTTGAAGACATTAGAAACAAGTTGAAGGAGCATGACACGATAAGTTTTCCTGCTTTTTGTCAGGGAGAGATGGTCAGAATAATGCATGGACCCTTGGCGGGTATCAAAGCAGTATTTGATTCGTCCCTCCCAAGAAAAGAGCGGGTCGTTGTGTTACTACGTACATTGTATTATCAGAGTAGAGCAGTTGTGCAGGTTTCTGATATTGAGAGATATTCAGAAGCCGTCTAA
- a CDS encoding PilZ domain-containing protein — protein sequence MDVGRKDWEWPIVTNFEKHNERVALLRTIPYEITAPVHEPATTARQGKALSVNISNGGILILMDQAPPVEQVLKVYVPTPTAVAETPTLAEVRWTRKIPFGQNNGAGPYFVGLKFMF from the coding sequence ATGGATGTGGGACGTAAAGATTGGGAATGGCCGATAGTTACGAATTTTGAAAAACACAATGAGCGAGTGGCATTACTAAGAACGATCCCCTATGAAATAACGGCACCGGTTCATGAACCTGCAACGACCGCCCGTCAGGGGAAGGCCTTATCGGTCAATATAAGCAATGGAGGCATACTGATTCTCATGGATCAAGCCCCACCGGTAGAACAAGTTTTGAAGGTATATGTTCCGACACCAACCGCGGTAGCGGAGACGCCCACGCTCGCGGAAGTGAGATGGACGAGAAAAATACCTTTTGGACAAAACAATGGAGCAGGTCCTTATTTCGTCGGACTCAAGTTTATGTTTTAG
- a CDS encoding response regulator transcription factor has protein sequence MNRQASELAKQINIAEHGGGSPRAAHGVLPTALTELCGEIVKALHVRTEAKDWEQFEIKRVTGNPEQPVLLRGFGLPDRGGVQFARLVVTLEELGRRQQLNTDQAKEKFQLTNREQAVVEHLAKGWTNKEIANALQITEQTVKEHIKHIMRKTNATTRTGILVQIFNS, from the coding sequence ATGAACCGTCAGGCATCCGAACTGGCAAAGCAAATCAATATTGCGGAGCATGGCGGCGGGAGTCCAAGAGCGGCGCATGGAGTTCTCCCCACTGCACTCACGGAACTCTGCGGTGAAATCGTAAAGGCTCTTCATGTCAGGACTGAAGCCAAGGATTGGGAACAGTTCGAAATCAAGCGAGTCACTGGAAACCCGGAACAACCTGTGCTTCTTAGAGGATTTGGACTGCCGGATCGCGGGGGGGTTCAATTCGCGAGACTTGTCGTAACATTGGAGGAGTTAGGCCGTCGTCAGCAACTGAATACAGATCAAGCAAAAGAAAAGTTTCAATTGACCAACCGAGAACAGGCTGTTGTAGAGCATCTGGCCAAGGGATGGACAAATAAGGAAATTGCCAATGCTCTTCAGATAACCGAGCAAACCGTCAAAGAACATATCAAGCACATCATGCGAAAAACGAATGCGACTACGAGAACCGGAATTCTCGTACAAATTTTCAATTCATGA
- the glgA gene encoding glycogen synthase GlgA encodes MKQRLHIVMAASEAVPYAKTGGLADVTGALPQELAKLGHDVILLLPKYRSVADSGRRFRSIARLPIATAEGTEESEIEEDVIQTGFGDSTVRVWTCRHDRFFDRSGLYQEHGADYPDNLNRFAWFSRAVIEVMAYLAGERAWQTDVLHVHDWQTALCAVYLKTVDRHRSEIQNVKTVLTLHNVGYQGIFPGIQFTGTGLPSELFSPAGLEFYDSVNLLKGGIIFTDRITTVSPSYAREILSPEFGFGLEGVLRNRQDQLYGILNGIDSERWNPATDPFLAANYSADEREGKGACKLALQREFSLPEIPVPVFAVIARLSSQKGLDLLEAIIPKFLSYDVQLIVLGTGDPAHETAFREAQKRYPDRMGLYIGFDEKLAHRIEGGADMFIMPSRYEPCGLSQMYSLRYGTVPVVTKTGGLADTVIPFNQKAKSSPKANGFHLASATSESLLAALLEAAEVYRTKEIWNRVIDAGMRADVSWARSARFYEDLFLKLVGEEG; translated from the coding sequence GTGAAACAGCGATTACACATTGTTATGGCCGCCTCGGAAGCCGTTCCATATGCAAAAACGGGAGGCTTGGCCGATGTGACCGGTGCCTTGCCGCAGGAACTTGCCAAGTTGGGCCACGACGTCATCCTGCTGCTGCCGAAATATCGATCGGTCGCTGATTCGGGGCGGCGATTTCGCAGCATAGCACGTCTCCCTATTGCGACCGCGGAAGGGACAGAAGAATCCGAAATTGAAGAAGACGTGATCCAAACCGGTTTTGGAGATTCGACCGTTCGCGTTTGGACTTGCCGCCATGATCGATTTTTCGATCGTTCCGGGCTGTATCAAGAACACGGGGCCGACTATCCGGACAATTTAAACAGATTCGCCTGGTTTTCGCGTGCCGTGATCGAGGTGATGGCATACCTTGCCGGAGAAAGGGCCTGGCAGACGGATGTGCTGCACGTTCACGACTGGCAAACCGCTCTGTGCGCCGTATACCTGAAGACTGTCGACCGCCATCGCAGTGAAATTCAGAATGTGAAGACGGTTTTGACGCTCCACAACGTTGGCTATCAGGGAATATTCCCAGGAATACAGTTCACTGGAACAGGGCTTCCTTCGGAACTGTTCAGCCCTGCCGGTTTGGAATTCTATGATTCAGTTAATCTCTTGAAGGGAGGGATTATTTTTACCGATCGGATTACGACTGTCAGCCCTTCTTACGCAAGAGAGATTCTTTCGCCAGAATTCGGTTTTGGCCTCGAAGGAGTCTTGAGGAACCGTCAAGACCAACTGTATGGGATTCTCAATGGGATCGACAGTGAGCGATGGAATCCAGCGACTGACCCTTTTCTTGCTGCCAATTATTCGGCGGATGAACGCGAGGGTAAAGGCGCCTGCAAGCTGGCACTTCAACGAGAGTTCTCTCTTCCTGAAATACCGGTTCCTGTGTTTGCGGTGATTGCGAGGTTGTCTTCTCAGAAAGGCTTGGATCTTCTGGAGGCCATTATTCCCAAGTTTCTATCTTACGATGTGCAGTTGATCGTCTTGGGTACAGGAGACCCGGCTCATGAGACGGCTTTTCGTGAGGCTCAGAAGCGTTACCCCGATCGTATGGGACTTTACATTGGATTTGATGAGAAGCTTGCCCACCGTATTGAGGGAGGAGCGGACATGTTCATCATGCCCTCCCGTTACGAACCCTGCGGCCTCAGCCAGATGTACAGTTTGCGTTATGGTACGGTTCCGGTCGTGACGAAGACGGGTGGGTTGGCGGACACGGTAATTCCTTTCAATCAAAAAGCAAAGTCTTCGCCGAAAGCGAATGGCTTTCACCTGGCTAGTGCAACTTCTGAGTCTCTCCTAGCCGCCTTGCTGGAAGCCGCGGAGGTGTATCGGACAAAGGAAATCTGGAATAGGGTGATCGATGCGGGTATGAGAGCCGATGTCTCGTGGGCGCGATCGGCCAGATTCTATGAGGATCTCTTCTTAAAACTCGTGGGAGAAGAAGGCTAG
- a CDS encoding DUF971 domain-containing protein produces the protein MSWVEKGVLGIEWSDGHRAVYPVRYLRQQCPCAACVDEWTGARRINADDVPLLIMLQDIEPVGRYALQFKWSDGHDTGIYSYQLLRRLCQCNVCQPVKPAEVKSRRLL, from the coding sequence ATGTCTTGGGTGGAGAAGGGCGTGTTGGGCATAGAGTGGAGCGATGGCCATCGTGCCGTCTACCCGGTCCGATATTTGCGGCAGCAGTGTCCTTGCGCAGCCTGTGTCGACGAATGGACTGGTGCACGAAGGATCAATGCCGACGATGTGCCGCTACTGATTATGTTGCAGGATATAGAACCGGTCGGGCGATATGCGCTCCAATTTAAGTGGAGCGATGGGCACGATACTGGAATCTATTCCTATCAACTCCTGCGACGTCTCTGCCAATGCAATGTCTGTCAGCCGGTGAAGCCTGCTGAAGTGAAAAGCCGGAGACTCTTGTGA